The following proteins are encoded in a genomic region of Oceanisphaera profunda:
- a CDS encoding YqaE/Pmp3 family membrane protein, translating into MDVIRIIIAILLPPLGVFLQVGLGKHFWINIILTLLGYIPGIVHAVWVIAKK; encoded by the coding sequence ATGGATGTGATACGGATTATTATTGCCATTTTATTGCCGCCGCTCGGCGTGTTTTTACAAGTGGGCTTGGGTAAGCACTTTTGGATTAATATTATCCTGACACTGCTGGGCTACATCCCCGGCATAGTGCACGCAGTGTGGGTGATTGCTAAAAAGTGA
- a CDS encoding DUF1496 domain-containing protein, whose protein sequence is MMRLTIGFLLLGSTAVFAAPHIIHTPPALELNVNSDLAPACFYADQRYSKGAIIEMAKQPFICEREKSFEQNGQLSWQPFPLSVQTEQKLTIP, encoded by the coding sequence ATGATGAGACTGACCATTGGTTTTTTACTGCTGGGTTCAACGGCTGTGTTCGCCGCACCACATATTATCCACACTCCACCTGCCTTGGAGCTGAATGTAAATTCAGACTTAGCGCCTGCCTGTTTTTATGCGGACCAGCGCTACTCTAAGGGCGCTATCATCGAAATGGCCAAGCAGCCGTTTATCTGTGAACGAGAAAAATCCTTTGAGCAAAATGGCCAGTTAAGCTGGCAGCCGTTCCCGCTGAGTGTACAGACAGAGCAGAAGCTGACCATACCTTAA
- a CDS encoding DUF302 domain-containing protein, translating into MKTTIFTVLFTLGVASSSLAAEGMINVESAFTVTETADRLDATLKEKGMTVFNRINHAEGAETVDIKLRATELIIFGNPKVGSPLMQCQQSIALDLPQKMLVWQDANSKVWLSYNDPNYLVKRHDMKGCEQEVATVAKALAGISHGVATK; encoded by the coding sequence ATGAAAACGACTATTTTTACCGTTTTGTTCACGCTGGGTGTGGCAAGTTCATCACTGGCTGCGGAGGGCATGATTAACGTTGAAAGTGCCTTTACGGTGACAGAAACCGCAGATCGGCTAGACGCAACCTTAAAAGAAAAAGGCATGACGGTGTTTAACCGCATTAATCATGCAGAGGGGGCAGAGACGGTTGATATCAAGTTAAGGGCCACAGAGCTAATTATCTTCGGTAACCCTAAAGTGGGCAGCCCGTTAATGCAGTGCCAGCAAAGTATTGCCCTCGACTTACCGCAAAAAATGTTGGTGTGGCAAGACGCTAATAGCAAGGTGTGGTTATCCTATAACGATCCTAACTACTTGGTAAAAAGGCACGATATGAAAGGCTGTGAGCAAGAGGTAGCGACCGTAGCCAAGGCCTTGGCGGGGATTAGTCATGGTGTGGCAACCAAGTAA
- a CDS encoding fatty acid cis/trans isomerase yields MNTLSRRLALLAWLMLSIFIAPLAWSNTLAALPNTLTALPSTVDYEQDIKPIFEQKCIACHACYDAPCQLKLTSNEGLVRGASKLPVYDGARTNDAKPSRLHFDAHGESAWRTRGFFSVLDEPDAQTSLMLRMLALGQSTPWSANQRLPEDLNISPTRSNQCSQADEFDVFASKHPQAGMPFAVTGLTPPEYQLVQDWLSQGAKVPEQSIQLSPALEWAQIRWETWLNRDAPRHQLVARYLYEHLFLAHLYFSDLSTPDQDTFFEVVRSRTPTGQPIEVIATERPTDSPGDKFYYRLRPRIESRIHKTHITYALNSDKMHHLEQLFFTDDWTINKLPDYRVDYAANPFFTYAAIPPKARYQFMLDDAEYFVRSFIRGPVCRGQIATDVIRDQFWVSFQAPKHDLFITQPNHQTHVRDWLTLPGLNSDLLSLGPDWISYSSDRNSYLTYRQKAYAKQYPQGPDLEHLWDGDGHNSQALLTVFRHHDSASVIKGWQGDTPSTMWVMDYPLLERTYYALVANFNVYGSVSHQAKTRLYFDLIRNGAEANLLRFLPPEQRNTLLHRWYDNSGRIKLFTSYADVDETTPSRIQTDAKRTLVDFSQQVLSTLAPVAGPQDMLNRCQQADCNAAIGEQLPLMPQLEQQQARIDDQLRRLTGFTGRLLPVIKWLPEVTLLRIEGENPKERQVYSLIHNRDHSNVAFLLGEDLRLRPDNDTLSVLPGIISSYPNFIFNVKQEQLADFISALTSMQDAKELHAVADQYGIRRTHPDFWFYFHDMHSYMQETNPIEAGVLDMNRYENL; encoded by the coding sequence ATGAACACTCTTTCACGGCGATTAGCGCTGCTTGCATGGCTCATGTTGAGTATTTTTATCGCGCCGCTCGCGTGGTCTAATACGCTCGCCGCTTTGCCTAATACGCTTACCGCCTTACCCAGCACGGTGGATTATGAGCAAGATATTAAGCCTATTTTTGAGCAAAAATGCATTGCCTGCCATGCCTGCTACGATGCGCCCTGCCAGCTAAAGCTCACCAGTAATGAAGGCTTAGTGCGCGGTGCCAGTAAGCTGCCGGTTTACGACGGTGCACGTACCAACGATGCCAAGCCCAGCCGACTGCATTTTGATGCTCATGGCGAGTCCGCATGGCGCACCCGCGGCTTTTTTAGCGTACTCGATGAGCCCGATGCTCAAACCTCACTGATGTTACGCATGCTGGCTTTGGGCCAAAGCACCCCTTGGAGCGCCAATCAACGTCTACCCGAAGACCTAAACATCTCTCCTACCCGTAGCAACCAATGCAGTCAAGCGGACGAGTTTGATGTCTTTGCAAGCAAGCACCCTCAAGCGGGCATGCCCTTTGCGGTCACGGGGTTAACGCCCCCCGAATATCAATTGGTACAAGACTGGCTAAGCCAAGGTGCCAAAGTACCCGAACAAAGCATTCAACTGTCGCCTGCTTTAGAGTGGGCACAAATCCGCTGGGAAACCTGGCTAAACCGCGATGCACCCCGCCATCAATTGGTGGCACGCTATTTGTATGAACACTTGTTTTTAGCCCATCTGTATTTCAGTGATCTATCAACACCGGATCAAGACACTTTTTTTGAAGTTGTGCGCTCACGCACCCCTACCGGCCAACCCATTGAAGTGATCGCCACCGAACGGCCCACCGATTCACCGGGCGATAAATTTTATTATCGACTGCGCCCGCGTATCGAAAGTCGTATCCATAAAACGCACATCACCTATGCGCTAAATAGCGATAAGATGCACCACCTAGAACAGCTGTTTTTTACTGACGATTGGACCATCAATAAGCTGCCCGATTATCGAGTGGATTACGCGGCCAACCCCTTTTTCACTTACGCGGCGATTCCACCCAAGGCTCGTTATCAGTTTATGCTCGATGACGCGGAATACTTTGTGCGCTCGTTTATTCGCGGCCCCGTGTGCCGCGGCCAAATTGCCACCGATGTGATCCGCGATCAGTTTTGGGTTAGCTTTCAAGCGCCTAAACATGACTTATTTATTACCCAGCCTAACCATCAAACCCATGTGCGCGACTGGCTCACCCTGCCCGGACTCAATTCAGACTTACTCAGCCTAGGCCCAGATTGGATTTCTTACAGCAGCGACAGAAACAGCTACTTAACCTATCGTCAAAAAGCCTATGCCAAGCAGTATCCACAAGGGCCAGATCTGGAGCACTTATGGGATGGCGACGGCCATAATAGCCAAGCGCTGCTCACGGTATTTCGCCATCACGACAGCGCCAGTGTGATCAAAGGCTGGCAAGGCGATACCCCAAGCACCATGTGGGTGATGGACTATCCGCTGCTTGAGCGTACCTACTATGCATTAGTGGCTAACTTTAATGTCTATGGCAGCGTGTCACACCAAGCCAAAACGCGGCTCTACTTTGACCTGATCCGCAACGGTGCTGAAGCCAACTTATTACGCTTTTTACCCCCAGAACAACGTAATACCTTGTTACACCGTTGGTATGATAACAGTGGTCGCATTAAGCTCTTTACCAGCTATGCAGACGTAGATGAAACCACGCCGAGCCGCATTCAAACCGATGCCAAGCGCACCTTAGTCGACTTTAGCCAACAAGTGCTGAGTACACTGGCACCAGTGGCAGGCCCGCAAGATATGCTCAATCGCTGCCAGCAAGCAGACTGCAACGCCGCCATCGGCGAGCAACTGCCATTAATGCCGCAGCTAGAGCAGCAACAAGCACGCATTGATGATCAGCTCAGACGCTTAACGGGTTTTACTGGGCGACTATTGCCGGTGATTAAGTGGTTACCGGAAGTCACCTTGCTACGCATTGAAGGTGAAAACCCTAAAGAGCGTCAGGTGTATAGCTTGATCCACAATCGTGACCACAGCAACGTAGCTTTTTTGTTGGGTGAAGACTTACGCCTGCGCCCAGACAACGACACCTTAAGCGTGTTACCGGGTATTATCAGCAGCTACCCGAACTTCATCTTCAACGTAAAGCAGGAGCAATTGGCAGACTTCATTAGCGCCCTGACCTCCATGCAAGATGCCAAGGAGCTTCATGCTGTGGCCGACCAATACGGCATTCGTCGCACCCATCCTGATTTTTGGTTCTACTTTCATGATATGCACAGCTACATGCAAGAAACCAATCCCATAGAAGCAGGTGTGCTGGATATGAACCGCTATGAAAACTTGTAA
- a CDS encoding D-amino acid dehydrogenase has protein sequence MSEMKKVAVLGAGITGITTAAKLIEQGFEVTVFDRQRYAAMETSFANGGQLSASNAEVWNTWATVLKGMKWMLQKDAPLLVNPKPSWHKLSWMLEFMRHIPDYERNTIETTRLAIEARRHLTELGQKWGVEFDRSDCGIMHFYSNQKDFKHACEVTKLLKQGGLEREALTPSEIKMKEPRLHGDFVGGFWTPSDSTGDIHSFTFGLAEAIRKAGVTFCMESELTDVSIEGKGVRVTDDKGNSTHFDAVVVCAGVGSRELAKKLGDRVNIYPVKGYSITVNLRDQISQDSAPLISLLDDETKIVTSRLGPDRFRIAGTAEFNGNNRDIRHDRIEPLVKWCNRHFPDVSTESAVAWAGLRPMMPNMMPKVGRGAHPQVFYNTGHGHLGWTLSGATADMIAGVMAAVRDESPSSASTVVVS, from the coding sequence ATGTCAGAGATGAAAAAGGTAGCTGTTTTAGGCGCCGGCATTACCGGTATTACCACCGCCGCTAAGTTAATTGAACAGGGTTTTGAAGTAACTGTGTTCGACCGTCAGCGTTATGCGGCCATGGAAACCAGTTTCGCCAATGGTGGTCAGCTTTCTGCCTCTAATGCTGAGGTTTGGAATACCTGGGCTACGGTATTAAAAGGCATGAAATGGATGCTGCAAAAGGATGCGCCGTTATTGGTTAATCCAAAACCAAGCTGGCATAAGTTGAGCTGGATGCTCGAATTTATGCGTCATATCCCCGATTACGAACGTAATACTATTGAAACTACCCGCCTTGCTATTGAAGCGCGCCGCCATTTGACGGAATTAGGCCAAAAGTGGGGCGTGGAGTTTGACCGCTCTGATTGCGGTATTATGCATTTCTATAGCAACCAAAAAGATTTTAAACACGCCTGTGAAGTCACCAAGCTGTTGAAGCAGGGTGGATTAGAGCGCGAAGCACTCACACCCAGCGAGATCAAAATGAAAGAGCCGCGCCTACACGGTGACTTTGTGGGTGGCTTTTGGACGCCGAGTGATAGTACCGGTGATATCCATAGCTTTACCTTTGGTCTGGCTGAAGCGATTCGTAAAGCCGGCGTTACATTTTGCATGGAATCCGAGCTTACAGATGTGAGCATCGAAGGCAAAGGTGTGCGTGTGACGGACGATAAAGGTAACTCAACGCATTTTGATGCAGTGGTAGTGTGTGCGGGTGTGGGCAGTCGTGAATTGGCGAAAAAGCTGGGCGACCGCGTTAATATCTACCCAGTAAAAGGCTACTCCATTACGGTTAATTTACGTGACCAGATAAGCCAAGATAGCGCACCGCTCATTTCTTTACTGGATGATGAGACGAAAATTGTGACCAGTCGCTTGGGGCCAGATCGTTTCCGTATCGCCGGCACCGCTGAGTTCAACGGTAATAATCGCGATATTCGCCATGACCGTATAGAACCACTGGTGAAGTGGTGTAATCGACACTTCCCTGATGTGTCTACCGAAAGTGCAGTGGCGTGGGCGGGCTTGCGACCAATGATGCCAAATATGATGCCCAAAGTTGGCCGAGGCGCTCACCCACAAGTGTTTTACAACACCGGTCACGGCCACTTAGGTTGGACATTAAGTGGCGCTACTGCAGATATGATAGCAGGCGTAATGGCTGCTGTGCGTGATGAAAGCCCCAGCAGCGCTTCCACGGTAGTGGTGAGTTAA
- a CDS encoding alpha/beta hydrolase codes for MAIAATLSTILLSTHAFANSEIISDAMDSDVLKKEIRMKVYLPEGYEDSGKSYPVVYMLHGAESDETSWVDRGGIKVTADALIQRGQLRSSIIVMPTLGKNSWYIDGNSDRAEAALIKDLIPYIEEKYKASSERNGRSIAGLSMGGYGALNLSLSHPDLFCAAGILSPAIYNPLPPETSASRTAPQFLKDNIFDEKMWTESLYPARLEHYKESGTVVPMWIESGDHDALGIVVAAADLYWALHKYQPENIEYRVVDGDHDWMVFRDSSIRALPYMSQKCDAK; via the coding sequence TTGGCGATTGCAGCCACTTTGTCAACAATATTGCTTAGCACACATGCTTTTGCCAATAGTGAAATTATATCAGACGCTATGGACTCGGATGTTTTAAAAAAAGAAATAAGAATGAAAGTTTATTTACCAGAAGGATACGAAGATTCAGGAAAGTCCTATCCGGTTGTCTATATGCTGCATGGGGCTGAAAGTGATGAGACCTCATGGGTAGACCGCGGTGGTATTAAAGTGACAGCGGATGCACTGATACAGCGCGGCCAGCTAAGGTCTTCTATTATAGTCATGCCTACATTAGGTAAGAATTCATGGTATATCGACGGTAATAGTGACCGGGCTGAAGCTGCACTCATTAAGGATTTGATCCCTTACATAGAAGAAAAGTATAAGGCTTCATCAGAACGCAATGGTCGTTCTATTGCAGGGTTATCCATGGGTGGATATGGTGCACTCAATTTAAGCCTTTCTCATCCTGACCTTTTTTGCGCAGCAGGCATACTAAGTCCAGCTATTTATAACCCGCTCCCACCTGAAACATCTGCATCTAGAACAGCCCCCCAGTTTTTAAAAGATAATATCTTTGACGAGAAGATGTGGACAGAATCTCTTTATCCCGCTCGCTTAGAACATTATAAAGAAAGTGGTACCGTAGTTCCTATGTGGATTGAATCGGGCGATCACGATGCACTGGGTATTGTTGTAGCGGCGGCAGATCTTTACTGGGCATTGCATAAATATCAGCCTGAGAATATAGAGTACAGAGTCGTAGATGGGGATCATGATTGGATGGTTTTTCGTGATTCTTCAATACGTGCGCTACCATATATGAGTCAAAAGTGTGATGCTAAATAA
- a CDS encoding DUF4112 domain-containing protein: protein MKTKSANSNAASSNAINNGQAAASQRLARLAWMLDSSIRLPGGFRVGLDGIIGLIPGIGDLIGAGLSSYIVVEAARLKVPFRVLARMSLNVLIELVVGIVPIFGDIFDFAFKANLRNVRLLNEYLGKNA, encoded by the coding sequence ATGAAGACTAAATCCGCAAATTCCAATGCAGCAAGCTCAAATGCAATAAACAACGGTCAAGCGGCGGCCAGTCAGCGACTGGCACGCTTAGCATGGATGCTCGACAGCTCTATCCGCTTACCGGGTGGGTTTAGAGTGGGATTAGACGGCATTATCGGCTTAATTCCTGGCATTGGTGATTTAATCGGGGCGGGTTTATCGTCTTATATAGTGGTGGAAGCCGCACGGCTCAAGGTGCCGTTTCGGGTGCTGGCGCGCATGAGCTTAAATGTATTGATTGAACTGGTGGTCGGCATAGTGCCGATATTCGGGGATATATTCGACTTTGCCTTTAAAGCCAACCTGCGCAATGTGCGGTTACTGAATGAGTATTTAGGCAAGAATGCGTGA
- the guaA gene encoding glutamine-hydrolyzing GMP synthase, whose amino-acid sequence MIKNIHDNRILILDFGSQYTQLIARRVRELGVYCELWPWDVTDAKIRDFKPNGIILSGGPESVTEANSPRAPQYVFDAGVPVFGICYGMQTMAEQLGGSVAGSTEREFGYAQVQRVADCALFANIEDAIDANGQPLLDVWMSHGDKVVSLPEGFEKVAQTGSCPFAAMADEKRKFYGVQFHPEVTHTRQGARMLEQFIHDICGCEALWTPSTIIDDAVARLREQVGSDKVILGLSGGVDSSVTAMLLHRAIGPQLTCVFVDNGLLRLNEAEQVMDMFGDHFGLNIIHVPAEDRFLSALAGEAEPEAKRKIIGRVFIEVFDEYAGKIQDVKWLAQGTIYPDIIESAGAGGKAHVIKSHHNVGGLPADMKMGLVEPLKELFKDEVRRIGLELGLPYDMLYRHPFPGPGLGVRVLGEVKKEYCDLLRRADAIFIEELHKHDLYNKVSQAFTVFLPVRSVGVMGDARKYDWVVSLRAVETIDFMTAHWAHLPYDFLGHVSNRIINEVDGISRVVYDISGKPPATIEWE is encoded by the coding sequence ATGATCAAAAATATTCATGATAACCGGATCTTGATCCTGGATTTCGGCTCGCAATATACTCAACTGATAGCCCGCCGCGTTCGGGAGTTGGGTGTGTATTGTGAGCTGTGGCCATGGGACGTAACCGACGCCAAAATCCGCGACTTTAAGCCAAATGGCATTATCTTGTCTGGGGGGCCTGAGTCCGTTACTGAAGCTAACAGCCCACGCGCACCACAATATGTGTTTGACGCCGGCGTGCCAGTATTTGGTATTTGCTACGGCATGCAAACCATGGCCGAACAGTTAGGCGGCTCTGTTGCCGGTTCAACTGAACGCGAGTTTGGTTATGCTCAAGTACAGCGCGTTGCTGACTGTGCTTTGTTTGCCAATATTGAAGACGCCATCGACGCGAACGGTCAGCCGTTACTCGATGTGTGGATGAGCCATGGCGATAAAGTGGTGAGCTTGCCTGAAGGCTTTGAGAAAGTGGCGCAAACGGGCAGCTGCCCATTCGCCGCCATGGCTGATGAAAAGCGCAAGTTCTACGGCGTACAGTTTCACCCAGAAGTGACCCATACCCGCCAAGGCGCGCGTATGCTGGAGCAGTTCATTCACGATATCTGTGGTTGCGAAGCGTTATGGACGCCGTCCACTATCATCGACGATGCAGTTGCCCGGTTACGCGAGCAAGTAGGTAGCGACAAGGTCATCTTAGGTCTGTCGGGTGGTGTGGATTCATCTGTTACCGCCATGCTGTTGCACCGTGCCATTGGCCCGCAGTTGACTTGTGTGTTCGTGGATAACGGCTTATTGCGCTTAAACGAAGCCGAGCAGGTGATGGATATGTTTGGTGACCATTTTGGTCTCAACATTATTCACGTACCCGCAGAAGACAGGTTCTTGTCTGCTCTTGCCGGTGAAGCCGAGCCAGAAGCCAAGCGTAAGATCATTGGTCGCGTGTTTATCGAAGTATTCGATGAATATGCGGGCAAAATTCAAGACGTGAAGTGGCTGGCCCAAGGCACCATCTACCCAGACATTATTGAGTCTGCAGGTGCCGGCGGTAAGGCGCACGTGATCAAGTCTCACCACAACGTGGGCGGTTTACCTGCCGACATGAAGATGGGCTTGGTTGAGCCGCTCAAAGAGCTGTTCAAAGATGAAGTGCGTCGCATCGGCCTTGAACTTGGCCTGCCATACGACATGCTGTATCGCCATCCGTTCCCAGGCCCTGGCCTAGGTGTGCGGGTATTGGGCGAAGTGAAGAAAGAATACTGTGACCTGTTACGTCGTGCCGATGCCATCTTCATTGAAGAGCTGCACAAGCACGACTTGTATAACAAGGTTAGCCAGGCCTTCACCGTGTTTTTGCCAGTGCGCTCGGTCGGCGTGATGGGCGATGCCCGTAAGTACGACTGGGTCGTGTCTTTGCGCGCCGTTGAAACCATCGACTTTATGACTGCACATTGGGCACACCTGCCTTATGACTTCTTAGGCCATGTGTCTAATCGCATCATCAACGAAGTAGATGGCATTTCACGCGTGGTTTACGATATTTCAGGTAAGCCACCGGCGACCATTGAGTGGGAATAA
- a CDS encoding AAA family ATPase produces MNNSLEVVFCSEKKSTNQCEINTIYVCSKNSSWNDFKHKTHGMFILHLDNSQVFSGEIIMSVKNEEQKDFSDYIGLGNLLNSANRKSELKLPEHSFFSLLPSISDYRNLVRNAGVAQASRILSALNDLVFTNEYNKSVPWLIEALNSDVFHKSFMRNSEPFFAFYNAADIIKGLKFEELDYISSELDLSFKLDMFNNKHELKLRFGSGGLLPKRINILIGENGLGKSQALNHFARAALQQKDYVDNLIDPSSETKRPMINRLLAIGTPGETTTTYPSDSIKNPKLNYRRLLLTRNSRSKASRTIGKSIVQLARLDESISQLDRWEIFIEAIKIALPLDRIRIPLNNDSDFVPLKDLRYGWSEEKRLKIWSEIADNIEPKIEGKLGLYPMSSGQLSFFKFSLLACLYIENGSFVLLDEPETHLHPSLISDFVTLLDNILQRTGSYALIATHSSYFVREVPRDQVHVFKKDNDSIYIVNPRLKTFGANVGDISYFVFDEDSGNSLSNKFLDKARSQKKSYAYIKDNYSAELPTEMLQIIKREL; encoded by the coding sequence GTGAATAATTCATTAGAAGTTGTTTTTTGTTCCGAAAAAAAGAGTACAAATCAATGTGAAATAAATACCATTTACGTTTGTTCGAAAAATAGTAGCTGGAATGATTTCAAGCATAAGACACATGGGATGTTTATTTTGCACTTGGATAATAGTCAAGTCTTCAGTGGTGAGATTATTATGTCTGTAAAAAATGAGGAGCAGAAAGATTTTTCTGATTACATTGGGTTGGGGAACCTGCTGAATAGTGCTAACCGTAAATCCGAACTGAAATTGCCAGAACACTCATTCTTCAGCTTGCTTCCAAGTATTAGCGACTATCGAAATCTTGTTCGAAATGCAGGAGTAGCTCAAGCATCAAGGATACTCAGTGCATTAAATGATCTTGTTTTTACAAATGAATATAACAAATCAGTCCCTTGGCTTATTGAAGCATTAAATAGTGATGTGTTCCATAAATCTTTTATGCGTAACTCCGAACCTTTTTTTGCTTTTTATAATGCAGCAGATATTATCAAAGGTCTTAAGTTTGAAGAGTTAGACTATATTTCAAGTGAACTTGACTTAAGTTTCAAGTTAGATATGTTCAACAACAAACATGAATTGAAACTAAGGTTTGGGTCTGGAGGACTGCTACCTAAGCGAATAAATATATTGATAGGAGAGAATGGTCTGGGTAAGAGCCAAGCTCTTAATCATTTTGCCCGTGCGGCATTGCAACAAAAAGATTATGTTGATAATTTAATCGATCCTTCAAGTGAGACGAAGCGACCAATGATTAACAGACTGTTAGCTATTGGTACTCCAGGGGAAACAACCACAACTTACCCAAGTGATTCTATCAAAAACCCTAAGTTAAATTATCGGAGACTTCTCCTGACGAGGAATAGCCGCTCTAAGGCAAGCAGGACAATAGGAAAGAGCATTGTTCAATTAGCTAGGCTTGATGAATCTATTAGTCAACTGGATCGCTGGGAAATTTTCATTGAAGCTATTAAAATTGCATTACCACTAGATCGGATTAGGATTCCATTAAATAATGATTCCGATTTCGTACCTTTAAAAGATCTTAGATATGGCTGGAGTGAAGAAAAACGTCTTAAAATTTGGTCTGAAATCGCTGATAATATTGAACCTAAAATAGAGGGTAAGCTCGGACTCTATCCAATGAGCAGCGGGCAACTATCTTTTTTTAAATTTTCATTATTAGCATGTTTATACATTGAGAACGGATCTTTTGTTTTGCTTGATGAGCCAGAAACACACCTTCATCCAAGTTTAATTTCAGACTTTGTAACTTTGTTAGATAATATTCTTCAAAGAACAGGGTCTTATGCTTTAATTGCAACACATTCTTCATATTTCGTCAGAGAAGTCCCCAGAGACCAAGTTCATGTCTTTAAGAAAGATAATGATAGTATCTATATTGTTAATCCGAGGCTAAAAACCTTTGGAGCAAATGTTGGTGATATATCTTACTTTGTTTTTGATGAGGATAGTGGAAACTCGCTTTCTAATAAATTTTTAGATAAAGCTAGAAGTCAAAAAAAATCTTATGCTTACATTAAAGATAATTACAGTGCAGAACTACCTACAGAAATGCTTCAAATAATAAAAAGAGAGTTATAG
- the yfaE gene encoding class I ribonucleotide reductase maintenance protein YfaE has product MSRVTTQALSFELRAGESLLAGLERTGHAVEYQCRGGYCGSCRTTIISGEVSYQSTPLAFIAAGEVLPCCARPEGEVVLDIDAEAIKKQA; this is encoded by the coding sequence GTGAGTAGAGTCACGACCCAAGCATTAAGTTTTGAGTTGCGAGCAGGTGAAAGCCTGCTCGCCGGCTTAGAGCGCACCGGCCACGCGGTAGAATACCAATGCCGTGGCGGCTATTGCGGATCCTGTCGTACTACAATTATCAGTGGCGAAGTCAGCTATCAAAGCACCCCGCTGGCCTTTATCGCCGCCGGTGAAGTCTTGCCCTGCTGCGCTCGCCCTGAAGGTGAAGTAGTGTTAGATATCGATGCCGAAGCAATCAAAAAACAAGCGTGA